A genomic window from Gossypium hirsutum isolate 1008001.06 chromosome D12, Gossypium_hirsutum_v2.1, whole genome shotgun sequence includes:
- the LOC107945900 gene encoding homeobox-leucine zipper protein ATHB-7: MRSYHIQPQKEDQILVGEYTQRIIEDPFSGMPEITTTKKKNNNKNKRRFSDEQIRSLESMFESESRLEPRKKLEVAKDLGLQPRQVAIWFQNKRARRKSKQLERDYTMLQSNYDNLASKYESLKKEKQALAFQLQKLKDLVKKPKEEDDGQCCGDQQVITMEGEAIKSDSEEQHSFSMERSEHGLGVLSDDDSTIMTSYFELEQEPTSFITMVELGPSGEDWHSFETDGLFDQSSNGYQWWDFWS, encoded by the exons ATGCGATCATATCATATTCAACCACAGAAAGAAGATCAAATCCTTGTAGGAGAATATACACAAAGGATCATAGAAGATCCATTTTCCGGCATGCCTGAAATTACTACGACCAAGAAGAAGAACAACAACAAGAACAAGAGAAGGTTCAGCGACGAACAAATCCGGTCCTTAGAATCGATGTTCGAATCAGAGTCGAGGCTCGAGCCAAGGAAGAAGTTGGAGGTAGCTAAAGACTTGGGGTTACAACCAAGGCAAGTAGCTATATGGTTCCAGAACAAACGAGCTAGACGGAAATCGAAGCAACTCGAACGTGACTACACCATGTTACAATCCAATTATGATAATTTAGCTTCCAAGTACGAGAgcttaaagaaagaaaaacaagcttTAGCCTTTCAG TTGCAGAAGCTGAAGGATTTGGTAAAGAAGCCAAAAGAGGAAGATGATGGTCAATGTTGTGGAGACCAACAAGTTATAACAATGGAGGGAGAAGCTATCAAGTCTGATTCAGAGGAGCAGCACAGTTTTTCAATGGAAAGATCAGAGCATGGACTTGGGGTATTATCAGATGATGATAGTACTATAATGACAAGCTATTTTGAACTAGAACAAGAGCCTACTAGTTTTATAACCATGGTGGAACTAGGACCAAGTGGTGAAGATTGGCATAGTTTTGAGACTGATGGTCTTTTTGATCAGTCTAGTAATGGGTATCAGTGGTGGGATTTTTGGTCGTGA
- the LOC107945901 gene encoding uncharacterized membrane protein At1g16860 has protein sequence MNDLSNASLTEHQTSFSCKPIPSLAFYTLLPLFFIGLFVSIFILLVVHNAAFFLSFLLLSALVASFLAWNAINWRHHNRSAFMFFLNSFPDSDLRLAREGQLVKVTGVASCGNLSLETSYERVGRCIYASTLLYEYGQFGLKPVNVKRSCFQWNLAYCERFSTDFYITDRISGIRAMVKAGSGCKVIPLITDSKLVTTTKQCRVLSPHLTNWLRERNLSADARLLRLEEGYIQEGNTVTVTGMLHKNDEVVTIVQPPELFSTGCLWQKLLLPIDVDGLILAPGCS, from the exons ATGAACGACCTGTCCAATGCATCCCTAACAGAGCACCAAACTAGTTTCAGTTGCAAACCTATACCAAGTTTAGCCTTTTACACTCTTTTACCCCTTTTCTTCATTGGTCTCTTTGTCTCCATTTTCATCCTTCTTGTGGTCCATAATGCTGCTTTTTTCCTCTCTTTCCTTTTACTATCTGCTTTAGTTGCTTCTTTTTTAGCTTGGAATGCTATTAATTGGAGACACCATAACAGATCTGCTTTCATGTTCTTTCTTAACTCTTTCCCCGATTCTGATCTTCGACTTGCACGTGAAGGACAGCTTGTGAAGGTCACTGGG GTAGCATCATGTGGAAATCTATCTTTAGAAACTTCATATGAAAGGGTTGGCAGATGCATATATGCATCTACTCTTCTCTATGAATATGGACAATTTGGTCTCAAACCTGTTAATGTTAAAAGATCTTGCTTTCAATGGAACCTAGCTTATTGTGag AGGTTTTCTACAGATTTCTATATAACCGATCGCATATccggtatcagagccatggtaaAAGCCGGTTCGGGTTGTAAAGTTATCCCCTTGATCACCGACAGCAAACTCGTCACTACTACGAAACAATGTAGAGTCCTATCTCCTCACCTCACCAATTGGTTACGAGAAAGAAACCTTTCCGCAGATGCCCGTCTACTACGTCTGGAAGAAGG GTACATACAGGAAGGCAACACCGTAACCGTAACCGGAATGTTACATAAAAATGATGAAGTTGTAACAATCGTTCAACCACCTGAGCTCTTCTCTACAGGATGCTTATGGCAAAAGTTACTTCTTCCTATTGATGTTGATGGTCTGATATTGGCCCCGGGGTGTTCTTAA